A genomic segment from Kyrpidia tusciae DSM 2912 encodes:
- a CDS encoding S8 family serine peptidase, translating into MTGKGVRKRIQVVLMAGLAGGVAWGALDSVGVGRAAGLKGVDAPAVAASVDRSGTGGARTAGEPGTAGQPVRGPADPEAGNRLLVVFKSGQVPAGLVDALSAQPGVKVTPLPDIGAVAVKTATREGGDAVKRVLTARFGGDVDAVGADPILTLNTELNRPVGETLPLSAVDLTSVQVPPVPGAAPGATSPAENVSPASAKLSPAVDKAAPPATGAGSAATAVTTGSSVDVDRAVLYQQWGWDIQEVTENGKSFAVQPGNHRVKVAVIDSGIDSNHPDLRNNIVSPGRSFVPGDPSTADDFGHGTMVAGTIAADGLLLGVGPHLGIVPYRVFQHGDAQSSWVIQAIVQAVKDGADVINLSLGTYKSLKNPADRADLLAYQKAVAYALVHGVTVVASSGTDGVDIGNPAQLANQLGHPGDLEVHAPGGLPGVLTTAATNRQQARAYYSNYGRNVDLAAPGGDFGPLWDSEHIADVRNMCLVTYPTNLPQTPLSRMAGLPKGYEWMIGTSLAAPKVAAAAALVIAQERDKRGVRGVLGPWTNPANPVTVRNILERTAVDVGTPGRDPETGAGVVDAAKALQAVR; encoded by the coding sequence ATGACCGGAAAGGGCGTGCGAAAACGAATTCAGGTGGTGCTGATGGCTGGACTCGCCGGGGGAGTGGCATGGGGTGCTCTGGACAGCGTCGGTGTCGGCCGGGCGGCGGGTCTGAAAGGCGTTGACGCCCCCGCCGTCGCCGCGTCGGTGGACCGGTCCGGAACCGGAGGGGCGCGGACGGCCGGCGAGCCGGGGACAGCCGGCCAACCCGTCCGGGGGCCTGCAGACCCGGAGGCCGGGAATCGACTGCTGGTGGTGTTTAAATCCGGGCAGGTGCCGGCCGGTTTGGTGGACGCCCTGTCGGCTCAGCCCGGGGTGAAGGTGACCCCCCTGCCCGACATCGGGGCTGTGGCCGTAAAAACGGCCACCCGGGAGGGCGGCGATGCGGTGAAGCGAGTTCTCACCGCCCGGTTCGGGGGAGACGTGGACGCGGTGGGGGCCGATCCGATTCTCACGCTCAACACCGAACTCAACCGCCCGGTGGGGGAGACCTTGCCGCTTTCCGCCGTGGATTTAACATCCGTGCAGGTGCCGCCCGTGCCCGGGGCAGCCCCCGGGGCCACCTCGCCGGCGGAAAACGTTTCCCCGGCGTCAGCCAAGCTTTCCCCGGCCGTGGACAAGGCCGCCCCGCCGGCGACCGGTGCCGGCTCGGCGGCGACCGCGGTGACCACCGGCTCTTCGGTGGACGTCGACCGCGCGGTCCTCTATCAACAATGGGGCTGGGACATTCAAGAAGTGACGGAAAACGGCAAGAGTTTCGCCGTCCAACCGGGCAATCACCGGGTGAAGGTGGCGGTGATCGACAGCGGGATCGACTCCAACCATCCGGACCTTCGGAACAACATCGTTTCGCCTGGTCGATCGTTCGTGCCCGGAGACCCCAGCACGGCGGACGACTTCGGCCACGGCACGATGGTGGCCGGCACCATCGCCGCCGACGGGCTCCTTCTCGGCGTCGGTCCGCACCTGGGGATCGTGCCGTACCGGGTCTTCCAACACGGAGACGCCCAGTCGAGCTGGGTGATCCAGGCGATTGTTCAGGCGGTCAAAGACGGGGCCGACGTCATCAACCTGAGCCTGGGCACCTACAAGTCCCTGAAAAATCCCGCCGACCGAGCGGACCTCCTGGCGTATCAGAAAGCCGTGGCCTACGCTCTGGTCCACGGTGTGACGGTGGTCGCTTCTTCGGGGACAGACGGTGTGGACATCGGGAATCCGGCGCAACTGGCGAACCAACTGGGGCACCCCGGGGATCTTGAGGTGCACGCCCCCGGCGGGCTGCCCGGCGTTCTCACCACCGCCGCGACCAATCGACAACAAGCCCGGGCCTATTACTCGAACTATGGCCGGAATGTGGATCTCGCCGCCCCGGGCGGGGATTTCGGCCCGCTGTGGGACAGCGAGCATATCGCCGATGTTCGGAACATGTGTCTGGTGACGTATCCGACCAACCTTCCCCAGACGCCGCTGAGCCGGATGGCCGGGCTGCCCAAAGGATACGAATGGATGATCGGGACCAGTTTGGCCGCGCCGAAGGTGGCGGCGGCGGCCGCTCTGGTCATCGCCCAGGAGCGGGACAAGCGGGGTGTTCGCGGCGTGCTCGGGCCGTGGACGAATCCGGCGAATCCGGTCACGGTGCGGAACATCCTGGAGAGGACGGCGGTGGATGTGGGGACGCCCGGGCGGGATCCTGAGACCGGCGCCGGGGTTGTGGATGCGGCGAAGGCCCTTCAAGCGGTGCGATGA
- a CDS encoding CPBP family intramembrane glutamic endopeptidase, which produces MNQKSGALPVGAYYATGFGFGAAGLFMLWLTHHRRGVPWSELLGLVSPWQVFGLGTLLAVVLIGFEMAIATFLPERWWADDGRNASFSQLGYVNIFLLMLIIGVGEELFFRAGFQRLLVNGLGDAVLGILTASAIFALFHPYWKKPVLMVSVFVMGAVMGWGYWVTGSIWTSAWCHFLVNFVMTLFGKKGMFLPRRSPGEP; this is translated from the coding sequence GTGAATCAAAAGAGCGGTGCGCTGCCCGTCGGGGCGTATTACGCCACGGGTTTCGGGTTCGGCGCTGCGGGGCTGTTCATGTTGTGGTTGACGCACCATCGGCGGGGGGTGCCGTGGAGCGAGCTTTTGGGGTTGGTATCGCCATGGCAGGTTTTCGGACTCGGGACGTTGCTGGCCGTTGTCCTTATCGGCTTTGAAATGGCCATCGCCACGTTTCTGCCCGAACGGTGGTGGGCGGACGACGGCAGGAACGCGTCGTTTTCGCAGCTTGGCTACGTCAACATTTTTTTGTTGATGTTGATCATTGGAGTCGGGGAAGAGTTGTTTTTCCGGGCCGGATTTCAGCGGCTTTTGGTCAATGGACTGGGAGACGCGGTCCTGGGCATCCTCACAGCCAGCGCGATCTTCGCTTTGTTTCACCCCTATTGGAAAAAGCCGGTTCTCATGGTCTCCGTGTTTGTCATGGGGGCGGTGATGGGCTGGGGCTACTGGGTGACGGGCAGCATTTGGACGTCAGCCTGGTGTCACTTTCTCGTGAATTTTGTCATGACCTTGTTTGGGAAAAAGGGCATGTTTCTGCCCCGGCGTTCCCCCGGTGAGCCCTGA
- a CDS encoding CPBP family intramembrane glutamic endopeptidase codes for MSRRGKRFALELFGQVMVGVSGCVLIGVLRIPWATVLMVASPLAVFGWGTAVAVIDFLLVTAIIYAVPEKVRNWTWGDENKRFLAFHSSLSTAQEVVFMAVTAVGEEIFFRGVVQSLAFELWSSPAVAIGTSALFFALVHSRFIQQPFLLGTGIVSGAFWGWLFCITGTIWASAWAHFLFNMGLILLSRRAAQAGSWPGWGEDAPGQAAPEPGEEESEVLAAGGRERRSQGFRILAGFVIGLVLALVMGLALIR; via the coding sequence ATGAGCCGAAGGGGCAAGCGGTTTGCTTTGGAGTTGTTCGGCCAGGTCATGGTGGGCGTGTCCGGTTGCGTGCTGATAGGGGTGTTGCGCATTCCCTGGGCGACCGTTCTCATGGTTGCCAGTCCCCTAGCCGTTTTCGGATGGGGTACGGCGGTGGCTGTCATCGACTTCCTCTTGGTGACCGCCATCATCTACGCCGTGCCCGAAAAGGTCAGGAACTGGACATGGGGGGATGAAAATAAAAGGTTTCTCGCGTTCCACAGCAGCCTCAGTACGGCCCAGGAAGTTGTATTCATGGCTGTTACCGCGGTGGGGGAAGAAATCTTTTTCCGGGGAGTGGTCCAATCCCTGGCTTTTGAACTGTGGTCATCGCCGGCCGTCGCGATCGGTACGTCTGCCCTGTTTTTTGCACTGGTTCATTCCCGTTTCATACAGCAGCCCTTTCTTCTGGGTACGGGCATTGTGAGCGGCGCTTTTTGGGGATGGTTGTTCTGTATCACGGGAACGATTTGGGCAAGCGCCTGGGCCCATTTTCTTTTTAACATGGGATTGATTCTCCTATCGAGACGGGCCGCCCAAGCAGGTTCCTGGCCGGGGTGGGGCGAGGATGCACCCGGGCAGGCGGCCCCGGAACCGGGCGAGGAAGAGAGCGAAGTTCTTGCTGCGGGAGGTCGCGAACGAAGGAGCCAGGGCTTTCGAATCCTGGCCGGTTTTGTGATCGGCCTGGTACTGGCCCTGGTGATGGGCCTGGCTCTTATTCGTTAA
- a CDS encoding response regulator transcription factor has product MEAIPHARPLSPREKEVALLIARGYKDEEISKALYISRRRVGEIVCTIKEKWHVRSRVEIGVMVYHLGWLVFNEVRAE; this is encoded by the coding sequence ATGGAAGCGATACCCCATGCAAGGCCGCTCAGTCCGCGGGAGAAAGAAGTGGCCCTGTTGATCGCCCGGGGGTACAAGGACGAGGAGATCTCCAAGGCGCTGTACATCAGTCGGCGGCGGGTCGGAGAAATCGTCTGTACCATCAAAGAGAAATGGCACGTTCGATCGCGGGTGGAAATCGGCGTGATGGTTTATCACCTCGGTTGGTTGGTTTTCAATGAGGTGCGGGCGGAATGA
- a CDS encoding peptidase domain-containing ABC transporter gives MSAVRVPFVEQMEENECGLACLAMILGHHGHHVALPELRDRFGVARGGISFYHLDQIARQFGLKPRGYRVAPTHLGQLKRPAILHWEGKHFVVLEKIGRRHARIVDPAHGRMRLSADELAQKFTGYALIFERGADFRPRRRGSHWRYFASLALQHPGWLVGIVAVSLLLQGLGLAVPVLTRWMTDQVLVPGRIGAVGPVVYSVALLGLTYWLVSYVRAVAVARLQQAMDLSMMGQFMERLFRLPYGFFEKRKGGDLLFRANANVLIRQILSTRAVSLVIDTVLLVVYAVLMLIQSWAMGVAVILAGAALFALLVAGTGVSRRLTAREVTAQVQTQSYLSESLQSVLDIKVLGMEGDTVKGWRGLFDEQLRSTWRRQLWMALFDTVSSSLQYILPLGVLVIGAFKVAAGELTLGAVLGFSALATMFIVPIVSLSGTYNELLFLGSYLQRIYDVVASTPEQEIEGLGRRADEPRGEPRVRPVQAPVQSLARVRREGEEPEPAVPPLAAVPRAQVQATLPAVSPAAPAPPSVPVRSPAPPPAMTPAAMTPTPSPPPAEGAEPEGLLGIRGGRAEQGEGDGEAGALPHTLPRGAGRAQGRDVHPGTARNLCRAPLSGRVELEDVSFAYGAFSPPVIRDIRFAVRPGEKIGIVGASGAGKSTLVKLLLGLYKPTAGRILYDGVPLEEWDLSWLRSRIGTVLQESRLFQRTIAENIRMNRADRPEEDVVWAAEQAAIHDDILRLPLGYHTQVSESGGNFSGGQRQRLLLARALVIRPALLILDEATSFLDAMTERTVDERLSELRCTRIVIAHRLSTVENADRILVMDRGSIVEIGTHRELLEQRGLYHRLYAAREDHAAGRDGDFVSGRGIPERHDHREGMGK, from the coding sequence ATGAGCGCAGTCCGGGTTCCCTTCGTCGAGCAAATGGAGGAGAACGAGTGCGGATTGGCCTGTTTGGCGATGATCCTCGGCCATCACGGCCACCACGTCGCGCTCCCGGAGCTGCGGGACCGGTTCGGCGTTGCCCGGGGAGGGATCTCGTTCTATCATCTGGACCAAATTGCGCGTCAGTTCGGGTTGAAGCCCCGGGGCTATCGCGTGGCCCCCACCCATCTCGGACAATTGAAACGGCCCGCCATTCTCCACTGGGAAGGAAAACATTTTGTCGTCCTCGAGAAAATCGGCCGGCGCCATGCGCGGATTGTGGATCCCGCCCATGGGCGCATGAGACTGTCCGCGGACGAGCTGGCGCAAAAATTCACCGGTTATGCGCTCATTTTCGAGCGGGGGGCGGATTTTCGACCCCGTCGGCGCGGGTCCCACTGGCGTTACTTCGCGTCCCTGGCTTTACAGCATCCCGGGTGGCTGGTCGGAATTGTCGCCGTCTCCCTGTTGCTGCAAGGACTGGGGTTGGCGGTACCGGTGTTGACCCGGTGGATGACCGACCAGGTCCTGGTGCCCGGACGAATCGGGGCGGTGGGGCCGGTGGTGTACAGTGTGGCGCTTCTGGGGCTCACATACTGGTTGGTGTCTTACGTTCGGGCGGTGGCGGTGGCCCGGCTGCAGCAGGCGATGGATCTGTCGATGATGGGGCAGTTCATGGAGCGCCTCTTTCGTTTGCCCTATGGATTTTTTGAAAAACGCAAAGGCGGGGATCTGCTGTTTCGCGCCAACGCCAACGTCTTGATCCGGCAAATCCTGTCCACCCGGGCGGTGTCTTTGGTCATCGACACGGTGCTGTTGGTGGTCTACGCGGTGTTGATGCTGATTCAGTCTTGGGCGATGGGGGTCGCGGTGATCCTGGCGGGCGCGGCGCTGTTCGCCCTGTTGGTGGCCGGGACCGGGGTGAGCCGCAGGCTCACGGCCCGGGAGGTGACCGCCCAGGTGCAAACCCAGAGCTATCTGAGCGAAAGTCTGCAAAGCGTGCTCGACATTAAAGTCCTGGGGATGGAAGGGGATACCGTCAAAGGGTGGCGGGGTCTGTTCGACGAGCAGCTGCGGTCGACCTGGCGCAGACAGCTGTGGATGGCCCTATTTGACACCGTCTCAAGCAGTTTGCAGTACATCCTGCCTCTGGGTGTGCTGGTGATCGGGGCGTTCAAAGTCGCCGCGGGGGAACTGACCCTCGGGGCGGTGCTCGGGTTTTCGGCCCTTGCCACGATGTTCATCGTGCCCATCGTGTCGTTGTCCGGGACGTACAATGAGCTTCTGTTCCTCGGCTCATACCTGCAGCGGATTTACGACGTGGTGGCCTCGACGCCGGAACAGGAGATCGAGGGGCTGGGGCGGCGGGCGGATGAACCCCGGGGCGAGCCCCGGGTTCGCCCGGTCCAAGCGCCGGTGCAATCCTTGGCAAGGGTTCGCCGGGAAGGGGAGGAGCCGGAGCCGGCGGTGCCGCCGCTCGCCGCGGTGCCCCGGGCGCAGGTGCAAGCGACGCTGCCGGCGGTGTCTCCGGCGGCTCCGGCGCCGCCTTCGGTCCCGGTGCGGTCTCCGGCGCCCCCGCCGGCGATGACTCCTGCGGCGATGACGCCGACCCCGTCCCCGCCTCCGGCGGAGGGGGCGGAGCCGGAAGGCCTTCTCGGGATCCGGGGCGGGAGGGCGGAACAGGGTGAGGGAGACGGCGAGGCGGGCGCGCTCCCGCATACATTGCCGCGCGGTGCCGGCCGGGCGCAAGGTCGCGACGTACATCCAGGCACCGCCCGCAACCTCTGCCGGGCGCCGCTCAGCGGCCGGGTGGAGCTGGAAGACGTATCGTTTGCCTATGGCGCATTCAGCCCGCCGGTGATTCGGGACATCCGTTTCGCCGTGCGCCCGGGAGAAAAAATCGGCATCGTCGGCGCGTCCGGGGCCGGAAAGAGCACCCTGGTCAAGCTCCTCCTCGGGCTGTACAAACCCACCGCCGGTCGGATCCTGTACGACGGGGTGCCCTTGGAGGAGTGGGACTTGTCGTGGCTGCGGAGCCGGATCGGGACAGTGCTTCAGGAGAGCCGGCTGTTTCAGCGGACAATCGCCGAGAACATCCGCATGAACCGTGCGGACCGGCCGGAGGAAGACGTGGTGTGGGCGGCCGAGCAAGCGGCCATCCACGACGACATCCTGCGGTTGCCTCTGGGGTACCACACCCAGGTCTCCGAAAGCGGGGGGAATTTTTCCGGGGGACAGCGCCAGCGGTTGCTTCTCGCCCGGGCGTTGGTCATACGCCCCGCCCTGCTCATCTTGGATGAAGCCACCAGCTTTCTGGACGCGATGACCGAGCGGACGGTGGACGAGCGGCTGTCGGAACTTCGCTGCACCCGGATCGTCATCGCGCACCGCCTGAGCACGGTGGAAAATGCCGACCGGATTCTGGTGATGGACCGCGGAAGCATCGTAGAAATCGGGACGCATCGGGAGTTGTTGGAGCAACGAGGGCTTTATCACCGATTGTACGCGGCCCGGGAGGACCATGCGGCCGGGCGGGACGGCGATTTCGTCTCCGGGCGCGGGATTCCCGAACGACACGATCACAGAGAGGGGATGGGAAAATGA
- a CDS encoding DUF2935 domain-containing protein, protein MLFVYGDKMPLRILDEADFWKQQEAEHTVVIRQLVHNLEPRFVRALQVWEQMLERTRAAVRRMIELFVWTDPRAAAVFHGELLHLIDHCLRESRAFIHLLDQLGVESPAMYSNPTVMVVLNHIRRESEYFIGVAQAILAGHRRYTVQGAAAG, encoded by the coding sequence ATGCTCTTTGTCTACGGGGACAAAATGCCGCTGCGCATTCTCGACGAGGCGGATTTTTGGAAGCAGCAGGAAGCGGAACACACGGTGGTGATCCGCCAGTTGGTGCACAACCTGGAACCGCGTTTTGTCCGTGCCCTGCAGGTATGGGAGCAGATGTTGGAGCGGACCCGGGCGGCGGTGCGCCGGATGATCGAACTGTTTGTATGGACCGATCCCAGAGCGGCCGCTGTGTTTCATGGGGAACTCCTCCATCTCATTGATCATTGCCTGCGCGAAAGTCGGGCTTTCATTCATCTTTTGGACCAACTGGGCGTGGAGAGTCCCGCCATGTACAGCAACCCCACGGTGATGGTGGTCCTCAATCACATCCGCCGGGAATCCGAGTATTTTATCGGCGTGGCTCAGGCCATTCTGGCCGGCCACCGGCGGTACACGGTGCAGGGTGCCGCGGCCGGTTGA
- a CDS encoding type 2 lanthipeptide synthetase LanM family protein, giving the protein MSVLMLSHVKPSWWWRACTLRERRDLLKGGLDAARPGCSRAGASETVLQEDGRGSQGRSVVGQDRAEDGKQRLERGSGQGLLEQWRKKALLLQDERFRQRLAADDLDEATMEALLHLANAEVCPLAGDVKEPEWVGVFREAMELAQEDDGKAVRCLGLDQAVRPFLLWALRAWERHFLPTPDDERIQWEPVIGSAIQTLGMELVQVAARTLVLELNVCRLREQLEGETPEERFQSFVRLLGRPEFLSAFYDEYAVLARLLTLRTKFYVNHVTELLDRYLRDVERLVRELGLDGSPLVELHSGVGDAHRQGRTVTRLRFGSGAQVVYKPRPLAGAVRVQRLLRWLGEKGFRPELGTVAILEGDGYGWEAFVEARPCPDEEAVRRFYRRTGALLAVAYCINGNDFHFENLIAAGESPILVDWETIFTQRPPYAFPDSADVRAKDQVAQSVLVTGLLPLLTFQGADGVGVELSGLGGKEQWLPHPVLQVEKEGTDEMRFVRKPKTIDPAVNRPWMERDGQRVVVEPGDYVDDIVAGFVEVCDLFARHRQELLGHGGALRSFARVPIRVLVRATHQYANLLIESYHPDYLRDALDRERLLDRIWAAPIDLRFIPAERDDMMEGDVPYFETVPESRDVWDSRGRRLAGVFPKTGMDAVVERLENLDPADVRRQAGWIRASLVAAGSDREEPAIGRGIPDPTPPPAFGIGELLGEAERMGWELVDTAIWGPRRRDCTWIGLGVNHRGQWNVSALDAGLYNGVAGVAFFLGYLSAVTGDETFRAAARAALETARGKTPFLTRFPSALFGLGSVLYAVSHLGPLLQFPGWEEDVRRMVGQLGQAVEADRSYDLLSGGAGVIHVLLNVHEQLGLQEALEVAVRYGDHLCRNRQQFDSGTAWVGEGHEGKGLAGMAHGTAGVVWALLRLAAATGDETYRRAAEEGLAYERSLYRPEAGNWLDLRHEGDAALRSVSWCHGAPGIGLSRAASLGWVSAEQRRGMVDELHAALRTTSAQGLGRSHCLCHGDLGNAELLLWAGRRLGNCALVEKARWIGAEAVKQMRDAGRYRHGVPMGLETVGLWLGSAGIGYQLMRLAVPARVPSVLLLEGASPRSGGCGAEGDEG; this is encoded by the coding sequence ATGTCCGTTTTGATGTTGAGCCATGTGAAACCGTCGTGGTGGTGGCGGGCGTGCACCCTGCGCGAGCGGCGAGACCTGCTGAAAGGCGGCCTGGACGCCGCGAGGCCGGGCTGCAGCCGGGCAGGAGCATCCGAAACGGTACTTCAAGAGGACGGCCGGGGATCGCAGGGCCGGAGCGTTGTCGGGCAGGACCGTGCAGAAGACGGCAAACAGCGCCTCGAAAGGGGTTCCGGACAGGGGCTGTTGGAGCAGTGGCGGAAGAAAGCGTTACTCCTGCAAGACGAACGGTTTCGTCAGCGCCTCGCGGCGGATGACCTGGACGAGGCGACCATGGAGGCGCTGCTCCACCTCGCAAACGCTGAGGTCTGTCCCCTGGCCGGCGATGTGAAGGAGCCGGAGTGGGTCGGTGTGTTTCGGGAGGCGATGGAACTCGCCCAAGAAGATGACGGGAAGGCGGTCCGTTGCCTGGGATTGGACCAGGCCGTTCGCCCGTTTCTCCTCTGGGCTCTCCGCGCATGGGAAAGGCATTTTTTGCCGACCCCGGACGATGAGCGCATTCAATGGGAACCGGTGATCGGTTCGGCGATTCAGACCCTGGGGATGGAGTTGGTCCAGGTGGCCGCCCGGACCCTCGTGCTGGAGTTAAACGTGTGCCGGCTGCGGGAGCAGCTCGAGGGAGAGACCCCCGAGGAACGCTTTCAATCCTTCGTGCGGCTCCTCGGGCGGCCGGAATTCCTCTCGGCGTTCTACGACGAGTACGCCGTTCTCGCCCGGCTGCTCACGTTGCGGACAAAATTTTATGTCAACCATGTGACCGAGCTGCTCGACCGGTATTTGCGGGATGTCGAGCGACTGGTGCGTGAGCTCGGGCTGGACGGCTCGCCCCTGGTCGAACTTCATTCGGGCGTCGGCGATGCCCACCGTCAGGGCCGGACCGTCACCCGTCTCCGGTTCGGTTCGGGCGCCCAAGTCGTGTACAAGCCCAGACCCCTGGCCGGGGCGGTTCGGGTGCAGCGTTTGCTCCGCTGGCTGGGTGAGAAGGGGTTCCGGCCGGAGTTGGGCACAGTGGCGATTCTCGAGGGCGACGGGTACGGCTGGGAGGCGTTTGTGGAAGCGAGACCCTGCCCGGACGAGGAAGCGGTGCGGCGGTTTTACCGGCGGACCGGGGCGCTGCTCGCCGTGGCCTATTGCATCAACGGCAATGACTTTCATTTTGAAAATCTGATCGCGGCCGGGGAGTCTCCCATTCTGGTGGACTGGGAGACGATCTTTACCCAGCGCCCCCCGTATGCTTTTCCCGATAGCGCCGACGTCCGGGCTAAGGATCAGGTGGCGCAATCGGTGTTGGTGACAGGCCTCTTGCCTTTGCTCACCTTTCAGGGGGCCGACGGGGTCGGGGTGGAGCTGAGCGGCCTGGGGGGCAAAGAACAGTGGCTGCCCCACCCGGTGTTGCAGGTGGAAAAGGAAGGGACGGACGAAATGCGCTTTGTGCGCAAGCCCAAGACCATCGATCCGGCGGTCAATCGTCCCTGGATGGAACGGGACGGGCAGCGGGTGGTGGTGGAGCCCGGGGATTACGTGGACGACATCGTGGCCGGGTTTGTAGAGGTGTGTGACCTTTTTGCCCGCCATCGCCAGGAGTTGCTCGGACACGGGGGCGCACTGCGGTCCTTCGCCCGGGTGCCCATCCGGGTGTTGGTCCGGGCGACCCACCAGTACGCAAATCTGCTGATCGAGTCCTATCACCCCGATTATCTGAGGGACGCCCTGGATCGGGAACGGCTGCTGGACCGCATCTGGGCCGCTCCCATCGATCTGCGGTTCATTCCGGCCGAGCGGGACGATATGATGGAAGGGGATGTGCCGTATTTTGAGACGGTCCCGGAGTCCCGGGATGTCTGGGACAGCCGGGGCCGCCGGCTGGCCGGTGTGTTTCCGAAAACGGGGATGGACGCCGTGGTGGAGAGGTTGGAAAACCTGGACCCCGCAGATGTCCGCCGCCAGGCGGGATGGATCCGGGCCTCTTTGGTGGCGGCTGGCAGCGATCGCGAGGAACCGGCCATCGGGAGGGGAATTCCGGACCCGACTCCCCCGCCGGCCTTCGGGATCGGGGAGCTCTTGGGCGAAGCAGAAAGAATGGGCTGGGAGCTGGTGGACACGGCGATTTGGGGGCCGCGACGCAGAGATTGCACCTGGATCGGCCTGGGCGTCAATCACCGGGGCCAGTGGAACGTGTCGGCCCTCGATGCGGGCCTGTACAACGGTGTGGCGGGGGTAGCTTTCTTTCTGGGATATTTGTCGGCGGTGACCGGGGACGAGACGTTCCGGGCCGCGGCCCGGGCCGCCTTGGAAACGGCCCGGGGAAAAACGCCATTTTTAACCCGCTTCCCGTCGGCGCTGTTCGGCCTGGGCTCCGTGTTGTACGCCGTGTCTCATTTAGGGCCTTTGCTCCAGTTTCCGGGTTGGGAAGAGGATGTCCGGCGGATGGTGGGGCAGCTCGGGCAGGCGGTGGAAGCTGACCGGTCTTACGATCTGCTGTCCGGCGGGGCCGGGGTCATCCACGTACTTTTGAACGTCCACGAGCAGTTGGGGCTTCAGGAGGCGTTGGAGGTGGCGGTGCGATATGGGGACCATCTGTGTCGGAACCGCCAGCAGTTCGACTCCGGCACTGCCTGGGTGGGAGAGGGTCATGAAGGGAAGGGTCTGGCCGGGATGGCCCACGGCACGGCGGGGGTTGTCTGGGCACTGTTGCGGCTGGCCGCCGCCACCGGGGATGAAACTTACCGCCGGGCGGCGGAAGAAGGGCTGGCGTATGAGCGGTCTTTGTACCGCCCCGAGGCTGGGAACTGGCTGGACCTGCGCCATGAAGGGGATGCGGCTTTGCGTTCGGTGAGCTGGTGCCACGGAGCCCCGGGCATCGGGTTGAGCCGGGCGGCCTCTTTGGGGTGGGTGTCTGCCGAGCAGCGGCGGGGGATGGTCGACGAGCTCCACGCGGCGCTCCGCACCACCAGCGCCCAGGGCTTGGGCCGCAGCCACTGCCTGTGTCACGGGGACCTTGGCAACGCGGAACTCCTGCTCTGGGCGGGGCGGCGATTGGGGAACTGCGCCCTGGTGGAGAAGGCCCGGTGGATCGGTGCCGAGGCGGTGAAGCAGATGCGGGACGCCGGACGCTACAGGCACGGGGTGCCCATGGGGCTCGAGACGGTGGGGCTCTGGCTGGGGTCGGCGGGCATTGGGTATCAGTTGATGCGCCTGGCAGTTCCCGCCCGGGTGCCTTCGGTGCTGCTGTTGGAAGGGGCTTCCCCGCGCTCTGGAGGGTGCGGGGCGGAAGGGGATGAAGGATGA